One window of Triticum dicoccoides isolate Atlit2015 ecotype Zavitan chromosome 5A, WEW_v2.0, whole genome shotgun sequence genomic DNA carries:
- the LOC119300443 gene encoding conserved oligomeric Golgi complex subunit 8-like gives MDLLDAGHRHSSELPAAGADMEGASVLPLSGAAYQPYVSELLSFSIERLHKEPELLRVDGERVRRQMQEVAVENYAAFIAASEALSFVRAQLEGFDKHLEALVQEIPNLTSGCTEFVESAHQILEERKLNQTLLANHSTLLDLLEIPQLMDTCIRNGNYDEALDLEASVSKISKLHPDLPVIQGLAAEVKKTIQSLISQLLQKLRSNIQLPECLRIVAHLRRIGVFSESELRLQFLRCREAWLSGILDDLDQRNVYDYLKGMVSCHRTHLFDVVNQYRAIFNNDKSGSEENSDGGLLFSWAMHQVSNHLTTLQVMLPNITEGGSLSNMLENCMYCAMGLGLVGLDFRCLLPPIFENAVLNLFSKNMSTAVENFQVVLDSHRWVLMPSIGFVTNGAVDDTSDDVTPPSVLMEHPPLAVFVNGVSAAMNELKPCAPLSLKHVLAQEVVKGLQAVSDSLVRYNAMRMLRGNESSLFLSLCQAFIEVAYPYCAACFGRCYPNGGVLITECPSLLDAVSQLPIRSGSGISSIDRKSSGGIERRQSGGIERKQTGGIERKQLEGIERRQSGGIERRQSIESAGTAASENGLVTNGPEPEVTSDAGTTAEPAGADMQTDAPANA, from the exons ATGGACCTCCTCGACGCGGGCCACCGCCACTCGTCGGAACTTCCCGCCGCCGGCGCCGACATGGAAGGCGCTTCAGTGCTTCCGCTCTCCGGAGCTGCCTACCAGCCCTACGTCTCCGAGCTCCTTTCCTTCTCCATCGAGCGCCTCCACAAG GAGCCGGAGCTGCTGCGGGTGGACGGAGAGCGGGTGCGGCGGCAGATGCAGGAAGTGGCGGTGGAGAACTACGCCGCCTTTATAGCCGCCTCCGAGGCGCTCTCCTTCGTGCGGGCACAGCTCGAGGGGTTCGACAAGCACCTCGAGGCACTG GTACAGGAGATACCCAATTTAACATCTGGTTGCACCGAGTTTGTTGAGTCAGCACATCAAATTTTGGAAGAGAGGAAGCTCAATCAGACATTACTAGCCAACCACAGTACCTTGCTTGACCTGCTTGAAATCCCACAACTTATGGACAC ATGCATACGGAATGGGAACTATGATGAGGCACTCGATCTAGAAGCTTCTGTTAGTAAAATTTCGAAGTTGCACCCTGA TTTACCTGTCATCCAAGGATTAGCTGCTGAAGTCAAGAAGACGATACAATCACTAATTTCTCAGCTTCTCCAAAAGCTTCGATCAAATATTCAG TTACCCGAATGCCTCCGTATTGTCGCACATTTGCGCCGGATTGGAGTGTTCAGTGAATCAGAATTACGCCTACAG TTCCTGAGATGCAGGGAAGCTTGGCTTTCTGGGATTCTTGATGATCTGGACCAAAGGAATGTATATGATTATCTGAAAGGCATGGTGTCTTGCCACAGGACACATCTATTTGATGTTGTCAATCAATACCGAGCAATATTCAATAATGATAAATCTGGAAGTGAAGAGAACAGCGACGGTGGGCTGCTTTTCAGCTGGGCAATGCACCAAGTTAGTAATCACCTCACCACTCTTCAAGTTATGTTGCCAAATATAACAGAAGGTGGGTCCCTGTCAAACATGCTTGAAAACTGCATG TATTGTGCGATGGGTCTCGGCTTGGTTGGACTGGATTTCCGTTGCCTGCTTCCACCAATTTTTGAAAA TGCGGTTTTAAATTTATTCTCGAAGAATATGAGTACAGCGGTTGAGAATTTTCAG GTTGTCTTGGATTCACATCGTTGGGTGCTGATGCCATCTATTGGCTTTGTCACAAATGGAGCTGTGGATGATACTTCTGATGATGTGACACCACCTTCTGTTTTGATGGAGCATCCACCTCTCGCAGTGTTTGTTAATG GTGTTTCGGCAGCAATGAATGAGCTAAAACCATGTGCACCATTGAGCTTGAAGCATGTCCTTGCTCAGGAGGTGGTGAAAGGATTGCAAGCAGTTTCTGACTCCCTAGTCAGATACAATGCCATGCGGATGCTGCGTGGAAATGAGTCTTCCCTTTTCCTCTCACTTTGCCAGGCATTTATTGAG GTCGCATATCCTTATTGTGCTGCATGTTTTGGACGATGCTACCCCAACGGAGGAGTGCTGATCACAGAGTGCCCCAGCTTATTGGATGCTGTCAGCCAACTACCTATAAGATCAGGCTCTGGGATCAGCAGCATTGATCGAAAGTCGTCAGGAGGCATCGAAAGAAGGCAGTCCGGAGGCATAGAAAGAAAGCAGACAGGAGGCATCGAGAGAAAGCAGTTGGAAGGCATCGAGAGAAGGCAGTCAGGAGGCATTGAAAGAAGGCAGTCGATCGAGAGTGCTGGGACTGCGGCCTCTGAGAACGGACTTGTAACCAATGGCCCTGAGCCAGAGGTGACCAGCGACGCGGGAACCACTGCCGAACCAGCTGGTGCCGACATGCAGACCGATGCACCCGCAAACGCATAG